The Lepidochelys kempii isolate rLepKem1 chromosome 11, rLepKem1.hap2, whole genome shotgun sequence DNA segment acacaccctgtcctgCAAGGAGGCTACCATGTAGATTATGTTGGAGTCTGACTAAGAGCGAGTAGTCAGCAGTGTCTGCCTCTTCTTTATTGCAAAATCCGGGCGACTACACCAGGTACAACTGTGCATCTGAGGCACCATCTATAACAGTAAAAAAGGTCTTTATTTTATAAACAGTATCTAGCAAAATATATCTGTACAAAATACCCTACAAAGTTCCTGGAAAGCCTTCTTGAAAGTTTCCCATCCATACAGAAGGCCTCTGGAAGGTCTTCAGACATGTGGAAATGTATAATTAGGCACATTTTCCATAGATTTCCTTTATTCTGGCAGCTAAGGCtgctgtcttgtctctccttcaCAAAAGGAGGCAGACTAGCCATTCTGGTTAGCATGCAGCTGGGACACATGCAAAAATCAGAACTGCTGATGTGTTTTGCAACATATGGGAAGCTTGTTATGCACAAAGGGGCAGCACACTGTGAATGTTTCCAATATCTTGGCAAGAATACAACCTGCTATAGATAAGTTGTATAAAATTGGCTTTTCAACAAGGTTGGCATTTCATAGACTGAAGCATAACAAAGCAGTAGCAATGTTAAACTATCAGCTCACATCTGTTCTTACACGTGAAAAGGGTTGTTGCTTATCTCACATTATGGATGGAATATAAAATCCTAGGGATGATATCAGTGACAGTCTTCGtttggtttatttgtttattttactgCTTGCAGAAAGTGCTGGATCACCAGCTCCAGAGACTAAAGCCCTTTATTTATCTACTGAACAGGTGCAGTGTGGACAGTCCCAGCACAAGTTTGCCCACACCAGCCTGCCAACATGTCTCAGCAGTGATCTAGTCTCCATACACATTCAGTCCTTGGCATCCCTGCTGAGGCTGCTACCTAGGGAGTGATATAGTGCCAATGACGCTGGTGGTTTCTGTGATATGGAGACCTGCCCACTAGGAACATGACCAAGACAACCTCATTACATCATACACCGAACAGCCACAGACAGCCATCATATTGTAGGATTTaggttttaaataatgccactgaCATTATGGGTTTGATCACTACCAAATGAGGCCAGATTCAGAAGACCTAGATGTGAAAGGCATCCTACTGCATTATTAATTCCATAGGACATCCAGATTCTAAgagttaaataaaactaaaatacaGGAAATCAATGCAGGAAGATAGAACTTCAGCCgcatacttttcttttttttaaagaaaaggaaggTTTGTGTGAACTTAAATGTGCTAAAACAATGAAGAGAAAGGTCACAGAAAGGAAATTGAAAATGTATAGACATAAGGTAATGCATTTCCTAAGCATTATGTGTGTGTCATTTGGCAATAAATACAATAGAAATCAAAACAAGGTCAAGATGAATgtataagccctggtctacactaggagttgaggtcaaatttagcagtgttaaatcgatttaaccctgcacccgtccacacgacgaagacctttttttcgacttaaagggctcttaaaatcgatttccttactccacccctgacaaggggattagcgctgaaatcggccttgctgggtcgaatttggggtactgtggacacaattagacggtattggcctctgggagctatcccagaatgctccattgtgaccgctctggacagcactctcaactcagatgcactggccaggtagacagaaaaaggcccgcgaacttttgaatttcaatttcctgtttggccagcatggcaagctgcaggtgaccatgcagagctcattagcagaggtgaccatgcagagctcatcagcagaggtgaccatgatggagtcccagaatcgcaaaagagctccagcatggaccaaacgggaggtacgggatctgatcgctgagtggggagaggaatccgtgctatcagaactatgttccagtttttgaaatgccaaaacatttgtcaaaatctcccagggcaagaaggacagaggccataacagggacccgaagcagtgccacatgaaacttaaggagctgaggcaagcctaccagaaaaccagagaggcgaacggacgctccgggtcagagcccaaaacatgccgcttctatgatgagctgcatgccattttagggggttcagccaccactaccccagctgtgttgtttgactccttcaatggagatggaggcaacacggaagcaggttttggggatgaggaagatgatgatgatgaggttgtagatagctcacagcaagcaagcggagaaaccgattttcccaacagccagaaactgtttctcaccctggacctggagccagtaccccccaaacccacccaaggctgcctctcggatccgccaggtggagaagggacctttggtgagtgtaccttttaaaatactatacatggtttaaaagcaagcatgtttaatgattaatttgccctggcatttgcagctctcctggatgtactcccaaagcctttgcaaaaggtttctggggagggcagccttattccatccaccatggtaggacgctttaccactccaggccagtagcacgtacttgggaatcattgtagaacaaagcattgcagtgtatgtttgctggcgttcaaacaacatctgttctttatctctctgtgttgtcctcaggagagtgatatcattcatagtcacctggttgaaatagggtgcttttcttaaggggacattcagaggtgcccgttcttgctgggctgtttgcctgtggctgaacagaaatgttccccactgttagccatggggaggggggaggagctagCCATGCgcggggggaggcaaaatgcgaccttagaatgaaagcacatgtgctatgtatgtaatgttaacagcaaggtttactgtgacagagtgtacccactgttctataaaatgtgtctttttaaataccactgtccctttttttttctccaccagctgcatgtgtttcaaggatcacaggatcttcttcttcccagaggctagcgaagattagaaggcgaaaaaaatgcactcgcgatgaaatgttctctgagctcatgctgtcctgcctcactgacatagcacagacgaatgagtggaggcagacaatgtcagagtgcaggaaagcacaaaatgactgggaggagaggtggagggttgaagagagtaagtggcgggctgaaaagagggctgaagctgaaaggtggtggtagcgtgatgagaggaggcaggattcaatgctgaggctgctggagggtcAAACTAATATGCCCCAGCGATTGATTGAGCgtcaggaaaggcagcaggagcacagaccaccactacaACCCgcgtgtaaccaaccgccctcctccccaagttccatagcctcctcacccagacgcccaagaacgcattgcaggggcctctggccacccagccactccaccccagaggattgccgaagcaacagaaggctggcattcaataagttttaaacttttaaacttttaaagtgctgtgtggccttgtccttccctcctccaccactcctggtgcttctctcctccaccacccctcctgggctaccttggtaattatccccctatttgtgtgatgaattaataaagaatgcatgaatgtgaagcagcaatgactttattgcctctacaagcggtgatcgaaggaaggaggggagggtggttagccataaatgtctcccccttactctcacagatattgtggagtgcacagcaagcagtaatagtgggaatattggttttgctgaggtataaccgagtcagtaaactgcgccagcgtgcttttaaacgtacAAATGCCCAAATgcactaccaccattctgcacttgttcagcctgtagttgaacagctcctgactactgtccaggctgcctgtgtatggcttcatgagccatgccattaagggataggctgggtcgccaaggataactataggcatttcaacatccccaatggttattttctggtctgggaataaagtcccttcctgcagcttttgaaacagaccagagttcctgaagatgcgagtgtcatgtacctttcccagccatcccacgttgatgttggtgaaatgtcccttgtgatctaccagtgcttgcagcactattgaaaagtaccccttgcggtttatgtactcgccggcttggtgctccggtgccaagatagggatatggtttctgtctatggccccaccacagttagggaatcccattgcagcaaagtcatccactatgacctgcacatttcctagggtcactacccttgatatcagcagatctttgattgcgttggctacttccatcacagcagcccccacagtagatttgcccactccaaattgattcccgactgaccggtagctgtctgacgttgcaagcttccacagggctattgccactcacttctgaactgtgagggctgctctcatcttggtattcttgcgcctcagggcaggggaaagcaagtcacaaagttccatgaaagtgcccttatgcctgcaaaagttttgcagccactgggaatcgtcccagacctgcaacactgtgtggtcccaccagtctgtgcttgtttcctgagcccagaattggcgttccaccgcatgaacctgcccgttagcaccatgatgcccacattgccagggcccgtgctttgagagaagtctgtgtccatgtcctcatcactcttgtcaccacgctgacgtcacctactcgcccggtttcgctttgccaggttctggtgctgcatatactgctagaTAAttcgtgtggtgtttaatgtgctcctaattgccaaagtgatctgagcgggctccatgtttgccgtggtatagcgtctgcacagaaaaaaggcacggaatgattgtctgttgttgccctgatggagggaggggcgactgacgacatggcttacagggaattaaaatcaacaaagggggtggctttgcgagaaacagaatggccccctcaaggatagaactcaaaacctcaaggatagaagtCAAAattggtttagcaggccgttgatttcatggagggagggaggagaaaatgaatacaaaacaaatctggtctatttcttgttttgagccacttcatctatctttatacatcttgctggaaGCAAACTGTGCAGTACGACAGCTAGCCaacgtcatctcctgggtgctcggcagaagacggtgcagtatgactgctggccatcatcttctgctggctgctgattaaaagacagtgcactgccggtaggactcaatcgccatgagacgaaacttaaaagggaaatgacctggctgagtcactcccatgtttgtccaggcgcccctgacctcatcgaggtcggttaaaagagcacccaggactatgtcgacgacggctaccagtcatactgcactgtctgctgccaaaaggcaataaactgctgctgtgtagcaatgcagtactgcgtctgccagcacccaggagacatacggtgacagttagctgagcgggctccatgcttgccgtagtatggcgtctgcacaggtaactcaaggaaaaaggcacaaaacgattgcctgcccttgctttcatggaaggagggagggaaggggggcctgacgatatgtacccagaaccacctgcaccaatgttttagccccatcagggactgggatttctacccagaattcaaatgggcggctgAGACTggaggaactgtgggatagctacccacagtgcaacgctctggaagtcgacagttgcctcggtactgtggacacactccgccgactacatgcacttagagcatttgtgtggggacacacacagtcgactgtataaaaacgctttctacaaaaccaacttctatgaattcgacctaatttcatagtgtagacataccctaagcaagTGAGAAGAAAGAAGCACATGTCAGCCTAAGCAAATGACTGGAAGGATTGGAGAATTAAATAAGGAATGGAAATAAATAAACTGCAACAGTGGGGAATGAAAGAAATCTTCCACAAGAGGTTAAAATGTTGTACAGACCCAATAAAAAATATCTAGAGTATCCATGAAATATGAGGTCAGTGATGGAGATGATTTCCCTGTCCAAAGTAGACAAAGATTTTTTGGGAACATTCAGCCCTGGTATAAAAATGCACATGCCACTGACTCAGTATTACTATCCCTGAGCATTAAAATctcatgagtcaggctccaatagattcatagatatttaggtcagaagggaccattatgatcatctagtctgacctcctgcacaatgcaggccacagaattaaataataaatgttggcttcttttcctttgccttttGAGTCTTTGGGGTCAaactttcaagtttttctctacaaccatgagaactagaaatttacttttaaaaaaggaaagctgagagtctcatgtACTGTAATCACAagattccagaagctggggctttaacaccaaatatcacaagacttatAACTAGTCATGGTCAGAAAGTTTGAAGCAAAATGGACAAAATATTTTCTCAGACATTATTTTCCATGAGATTGATTTCACTGTTTAAGTCAGTTTTACTTATAACTTGTTTTAGCCATAGGTGTATTGAAAACCGTTGTTAATCACACCTGAAAATAATGTGTAGACAGGACTcattagtagagctggttggaaaaattcttccacagaaaattgatattttttggtgaaaattttaatacaaaaatagaTTTCAGCTGAAATGCaggattttttaattaaacaaattaaaattttcctcagaaagcagacacttttcacaaaaaaaatcctttaattgAAAACCACATTTCCACCAGCCCCACTCATTATACTGAGTAAATCTCTAAACCAGAGGATAAGATTCATAGTCTTAGATTCTAAGACTAGGagagatcattgtgatcatctagtctgacctcctgcgtaatACAGGCCATGggtcttccccaaaataattcctgtttgaagagCAGGATATGACACTTGTCTATACCACTTGGATATAGTACCCCACCTAAACTTTGTCTTTTGTTGCTGGGTGGTGTTAATTAGCTGCCATATTGTACCAAAAACgtgactgcatttcagtagtTAGTAATGTGATTATATAAAATGCTTCAGGATGAATGGATCCATAGCCCAGAAACCTACTCAACATACAGTAGTTTTCACCACAACTATAAAGGGAGGAATTATTCATGCGTATTGAATTAATATTACTATTATATTCACAATAGATATGGAGAAACGATGTATTTCAAAAATGAAGGTaatgcctagagtggctgcatgATAtaaatattcgcaaaaagagccCTTAGATAGTCGGTTTTGTACTGTAGATTGATCTGGCCCAAAACATTAAacccttttccctcctcctttttaGTTTTGCTGCTTTTGCTATAATCTTTGTTAGAAACTGATTGGAAAGACTTGTCTATTTCTTCTACAGTCATCCATCAACCAGTGTCAGCAATGAGTCCTGAAGCAATCCTGGTTTTAcaactgtctacactgctgttttagcTTCTGTTTCTGGAAAAAGCATTGATAACAATGCAGATTTAATTTTTGAGAACATTGGAGCAGAACCCTTCAAATCTGGGTGGAGTCTGAATCCAGATCTAATCTTTATGCCTTGGGCCCATCTCCAGGTTTTCacaataacaaaaaatgtttctgttttcagCATTAGCTTTATTATgttttacctcatgttatttaAGGTTGCCCCAGGGCTTTTGAGCATACATTCTTTCTGAGGTCTGATTCAACAAGATACTTATACATGCGTCCCACCTTAAACATGtcagtagtcctactgaagtcaatgggaatatacATGTGCTTAATGCCAGGCATGTGCCTAGATACCTTGGTGATATGGGGGCACTGAATTAAAGCCTGGTCTAGACAGGATCTCAGGTTTCCCCTTGTCCCTTTGTTCCTGTTTATTATGGCAATGCATTTCGGACACactctctgctggtataaattggcactACTACACTGGAGTGGCATTGATTTATACCAGTAAAGAATTTGGGCTGTGTACTCTCAAGGAACCCAAATAATATCTCCATACTTCTGTTTGGAATTTTTGGATGAGATCTAGGCTTCTGATGGTATTTCCATCATCCAAGTATTAAAGTGCTCTGAGCAGGCCAGGTCTTGCATAAATGGAAACTCATGTACAaatagaaatattggaaacacaAAGAATTATTAAAACTTATGTCTTTTATTATTTACCCACTGGATCCTTTACAGACTGGAAAAGTCGGATGAGAAACCTTTTCCAAGAACAATATTAAGTCATTCCAAAGAAGGTGCTAAAATATAATGATTGAACCATCTGTTTTCAATATTAGCTAGCAGTCTCTTTTTATAGAGTTGTGATCAAACTCCAGTAGGTAACATTCTCTGAGTTATCTGATATTCACATTGTTTTTACTTCTGTTCCTTAGGTAAGTGTTGAGCTCCATGTCCATTGTTCATATAATATGATCAGTTTGCAAAATGATACCAGCCTTTCATAGTACAATGCAAGAAATTATCACATATTGCTTCTGAAAGTCTCATGAAGTTCTTCCATTCCAAATAAATTCCAAGACATGAACAGGGAGTGGCCGGTGCACATGGTAGAAACAAGACACATTTCTGGAGTGTGTAGCGCCAATCTGTTTCAAGGTAACCTTCTCATACAATTTCTTAATGGAAATTCCCCAGTGCTTAGCACAATCTTGCTGCCATTCCATGTGCAGTGGAGCAAAGATAATGTTTCATGCTACTAAATGGGATTCCGATTGGGTAAGGTCAGAAAAGTGTTACGGCATTTTGTTGCTTCCTGTTGAAAACTGAAACCTGTTGTAATTTAGTGGTTCCCAAACATTTGACTACGATGACCCACcaactgcattttgtcttttttttttgcaaccccCCACCACCATTACATATATGCCCCCTCTGTCCGGGCACTGCAATTCTAATCCCAGGCCGGTGCAGAGGGGAGGCTCTGGAGGTATGCGTGGGGGGGTGGTTGAGGAGCAATCCCACCCCACTTTCACCCCTcaatggcagctcctgtcccactgGTCTGGGCCCGGCTCCCTACTCCAGGCCTTGTAACCTAGTGCAGTGTCACtcgggcagccaggccaaatctgagtggcacTGAAACCCCAGGCACCAGGTCGTaacacccagagcaggaagccaggcccagccctgtgggacagaaaCTGTTGCTGAAGCCTGAGTGCAGTGTGGGCTTGCTCTGCAACCCCCTCCTCTAGGCCTCCCCTCCATACTGTGCCAAGAGAAGTATATATTTGCCTAGGCTGGGGCACAGTGTTGGGTTAATCCCGCCTTGGATGTGGTGACCCATCTGGAGCCTTCCCGCAAGAGCACTGGTGGGTCAGGACCCACTGTTAGGGAAACACTGCATATGGAGTAAACTGAGTGATGCTTTGTCTAGAACCTCAATGACTATCTGCAGCCTCAGAAACAGTGGTCTAATCTTTACAATCAACTTGATCCTCCATCAAACACCTTCAGACAGGACTTGATCTCCAGTGGGAATATTAGAACATTGGTGAGTGATGCATATCTTATTAGCGTCCTTGTGctgcttcacacagtgcacaacctgtggaactcattgccaggtgatgttgtgaaggccaaaagtataactgggttcaaaaaagaattagataagttcatgacgggtaggtccatcaatggctattagccaagattgctaagcctctgactgccagaagctgggactggaagacaggagatggatcatttgataattgccttgttctgttcattccctctgaggcatctggcattggccactgtcgaaagacaggatactgggctagatggaccattggtctgacctagtatggccattcttatgatcttaTGCTTTAGCAATACTGCCATTGTTCCTGGCTTTCTCTTTCACTGCATATAAATAagaaatctgatttgtgttcTATTCAACTTATTCCTAAATAAGAAATCTCATTCTTATTCATTTGGAGGGTATGAGCTTCAAATGCTTTACTGAGATTTTCTTGTCTGCTTTGGTAACAAATATGCTACCTGTGCTCAGGACCGTGTCTTCCATCAACCAAATAAAATGTGTTCTGTTCATttgtgtgtaacccttctgcccgtcagaattggcagcaacaagggccaggttcagtatctaggggttccattccaataacacaatgcaaaccggctcgagcccccacccagtgacctgggacaaatatataccacccccgctgggcgcctccaagaggcaatacttcccctctcgcaagcacatagtctgagtgtagcaaaagtcttttaataacagagagaaacaatgtggcattatgttggggaaacaccaccaaccggattcataacacaacccatgagcaaaaacaaccccaccccaggcaaattggggcatgcccttttccctttggttcttgagtccagcaaccccaaaagtccaatgccccaaaagtctctgtccctggtcagggcagccccagagttcgaaagtttatcggcggagctttacctcccaacctgggtggaaatgggacgggggtaagaagcaccttacgtgatctgaagctgaccgccccatagctccatagcggcgctccgctccgctccgccagccgccccacaaaactccttcgcgcagctgcactccgctccaccagccgccccacgaactccttcgctcagctgcgctccgctccgccagccgccccacgaactccttcgctcagctgcgctccgctccgccagccgccccacgaactccttcgctcagctccacggcccacaagcagctcctgccatccacacactgctccgcgttgaactgcttcaccagccgtcccgcaaactgctccacaatatatcttcaggctcccccactacttaacacaacactcagtgatttcagctcttaggtgaattcagcttatagtaggggagccccagtgctggtgcactgtcagcccaaagtgagctcagcagcctataactagacttctaatgaaatcaaaattagctctgatattccacagtggagagaggaggaagtgcaatcagcatgtaaggccctcaccaaggggcccatgccaccaagtattactacttgtccctagcctctctcccttcacacagttttggaacccatgacccttgcctagcgagtgctacttagatgatggtgaatccctccatcgtaacaaaaggccacgtacagttccaagcacagttcccataatcagggtaataacaatttattcttcctgccccaataacagagacactggggatcccacagcagccaaagtgaccatttgggcagctatggtctcattctaggcatggtgggtgtgcctatgcaaatgagatcggcccctgaagttcttttccacaacttgccacacctcaccaccagatgtcagggtggagctcatcctgacactgcttacatgtgTATAATAAAACACTCTGAATTAAAGTGTCTCACTGGTGGCTAAGCATGCTCAAACACCaacctttcatttttaaagtccTTCATTCAAATACTGGCTCAGGCTCAAATGAAAATGTAACCTGTAGTTTTATACTGCTCTGTCATGGACATATATCCAAATCAGTAAGCCACCCCACTATGTGTGATATCAGAGACTCAAGACTAGATTACTGCATGTCAGGCATGAAGTTTGTTGGTAGAAATGTGTGGGAAAACTTGTAAAGCACTGTTCCTAATGGTCTGAGAAAAAGGGTAGGTGGCAAattttgcagataatacaaaattactcaagatagttaagtccaaagcagactctgAAGAGATACAAAGGGGCCttacaaaactgagtgactgggcaacaaaatggcagatgaaattcagtgctgataaatgcaaagtaatgcacattggaaaacataatcccaactatacatatgaaatgatgggatTTAAATTAGCCATTACCATTCAAGAAACAGATACTGGAgtcgtggataattctctgaaaacatctgctcaatgtgcagcaacggtcaaagctaacaaaatgttaggaatcattaggaataggatagataataagacagaaaatatcatattgcctctatataaatcaatatgccacaccttgaatactgcatgcaattctagttgccccatctcaaaaaatatatattagaattggaaaaggtacagagaagggcaacacaaatgataaaggatatggaacagcttgcatataaggagagattaaaaagactgggggcgttcagcttggaaaagagatgattaagtggcggggtggggggggaaggataTGATAGagtctatagcagtggttctcaaagtaggactgctgcttgttcagggaaagcctctggcaggccgggctggtttgtttacctgccgggtacgcaggttcggccaatcatggctcccacgggctgcggttcgccactacaggccaatgggggctgcaggaagggtggccagcacatccctcagcccgcgctgcttcccgcagcccccattggcctggagcggtgaaccgtggccagtgggagccacggtcagccgaacctgcagatgcggcagttTGACAAACCGGCCCATCCCgcctggggctttccctgaacaagaggcggccctagtttgagaac contains these protein-coding regions:
- the LOC140895484 gene encoding uncharacterized protein, translated to MHWPGRQKKARELLNFNFLFGQHGKLQVTMQSSLAEVTMQSSSAEVTMMESQNRKRAPAWTKREGKKDRGHNRDPKQCHMKLKELRQAYQKTREANGRSGSEPKTCRFYDELHAILGGSATTTPAVLFDSFNGDGGNTEAGFGDEEDDDDEVVDSSQQASGETDFPNSQKLFLTLDLEPVPPKPTQGCLSDPPGGEGTFAACVSRITGSSSSQRLAKIRRRKKCTRDEMFSELMLSCLTDIAQTNEWRQTMSECRKAQNDWEERWRVEESKWRAEKRAEAERWW